A window from Methylococcus mesophilus encodes these proteins:
- a CDS encoding FkbM family methyltransferase, whose amino-acid sequence MSWRTNSLVLVLRNIGRTLGLNKRIASYLLGQGYETRYDNSFSSALRQGDCVWDVGANVGYYTRLFSERVGKQGRVFAFEPSPVNFVRLASACASLGNATLLQCGLGKEDGKLRFQQGADDLGATSRIVEDDSEGVVVVDIRSGVSLLDGGEASVPNAIKIDVEGFEHEVLEGLGEHIKKPDVRLIGIEVHFRILKERGVPHVPQQIETLLNHHGFSVSWPDPSHIIALRNT is encoded by the coding sequence ATGAGTTGGCGAACAAATAGCCTCGTGCTGGTTTTGCGTAATATTGGCCGCACACTAGGCCTGAATAAAAGGATTGCTTCATACTTGCTCGGACAGGGGTATGAGACGAGGTACGACAACAGCTTTTCTAGTGCCTTGCGGCAAGGTGATTGTGTCTGGGATGTCGGTGCCAACGTAGGGTATTACACTAGATTATTCTCAGAGCGAGTGGGTAAACAAGGCAGGGTGTTTGCCTTCGAGCCTAGCCCTGTGAATTTCGTCCGCCTCGCCTCAGCCTGCGCCTCACTAGGCAATGCCACTTTGCTGCAATGTGGCTTGGGAAAAGAAGACGGCAAGCTTCGTTTCCAGCAAGGTGCCGACGACCTTGGAGCCACGAGCCGGATTGTTGAAGACGACTCGGAAGGTGTGGTAGTCGTCGATATCCGCTCAGGCGTGAGCTTGCTTGACGGAGGCGAAGCATCAGTCCCAAACGCCATCAAGATCGATGTGGAGGGCTTTGAACATGAGGTGCTTGAAGGACTGGGAGAACACATTAAAAAGCCGGATGTCCGTTTGATCGGCATCGAAGTTCACTTCCGTATCTTGAAAGAGCGTGGCGTCCCGCATGTGCCGCAACAGATTGAAACTCTGTTGAATCACCATGGATTTTCAGTGAGTTGGCCTGATCCCAGCCACATCATCGCATTACGCAACACCTGA
- a CDS encoding aldo/keto reductase, with protein sequence MQYSTIENTDVRVSRISFGTASLHHLFSARQRQQVLEATASAGISHFDTSPYYGCGLAEADLGEFMEGRRDVFTVATKVGLYPFGGAAHGTFDVWVRKAAGKIYPRLSAPEVDWRVQRAADSLNASLKRLKTDYVDFLFLHEPDISLVDADEFLHWIEAEQSKGKIRHWGLAGLPVLLEPWLQNDHPLALVLQTRDCVDGHQADFILNKGRSLQFTYGYLSSQLRQGKAVQVDVLIHKALIRNTQGSILVSTCKAARINEITRLAE encoded by the coding sequence ATGCAGTACTCGACCATCGAGAATACGGATGTGCGTGTGTCGCGGATTTCATTCGGCACCGCATCCTTGCATCATCTGTTCAGCGCAAGACAGCGCCAACAGGTGCTTGAGGCGACGGCATCGGCGGGCATCAGTCATTTCGATACCTCGCCCTATTATGGCTGCGGTCTGGCCGAGGCCGATCTTGGGGAGTTTATGGAGGGGCGTCGCGATGTTTTTACCGTTGCGACCAAAGTCGGACTTTACCCGTTTGGCGGCGCGGCACACGGGACATTCGACGTGTGGGTGCGCAAGGCGGCGGGGAAAATCTATCCCCGATTGTCCGCGCCTGAAGTGGATTGGCGCGTCCAACGTGCCGCCGACAGCCTCAACGCCAGTCTGAAGCGGCTCAAAACCGATTATGTGGATTTCCTGTTTCTGCATGAACCGGATATCAGCTTGGTGGATGCAGACGAATTCTTGCACTGGATTGAGGCCGAGCAGTCAAAAGGAAAAATCCGCCATTGGGGTTTGGCCGGGTTGCCGGTATTGCTGGAACCATGGCTTCAGAACGACCATCCACTGGCCCTGGTGCTACAAACCAGAGATTGTGTTGACGGGCATCAGGCTGATTTTATCTTGAATAAGGGCCGCAGCTTGCAATTCACCTATGGTTATCTGTCTTCACAGCTCAGACAAGGCAAAGCTGTTCAGGTTGACGTGCTGATACACAAGGCGCTCATCAGAAATACTCAGGGTTCCATCTTGGTCTCGACCTGCAAAGCTGCGCGGATCAACGAGATTACGAGGCTGGCAGAATGA